One Glycine max cultivar Williams 82 chromosome 4, Glycine_max_v4.0, whole genome shotgun sequence DNA segment encodes these proteins:
- the LOC100805953 gene encoding transcription initiation factor TFIID subunit 5, with product MEDDKIVGYVTAFLKKKGFTQTEKIFQEEFQHNKSNTSNSLLEPDIANHLLAFSQLETGPARFHDGYSRLRTWTYSSLDLYKHELLRVLYPVFIHCFMDLVAKGHVQEARNFFNTFREDHEMMHLRDLQKLEGVLSPNHLEEMEFAHSLRKSKFNIKICEYSYELLLQHLHSTQSTTILGIINEHINFQVTPGQPSLISDDPEAVTLTGSSQEAANLINQKEIHWGLLEDSLEERLEKAGALLLDSEKGEGEAKEGENDETKKRSIEGGKQGGASVKKVKKDKGGSATGKSAKPEASTVPAAPRVKPELPLPVIPTEVEQSVLEDLRNRVQLSSVALPSVSFYTFINTHNGLSCSSISHDGSLIAGGFSDSSLKVWDMAKLGQQASSLSQGENDTSQNEQIFGQGGGKRQYTLFQGHSGPVYAASFSPVGDFILSSSADSTIRLWSTKLNANLVCYKGHNYPVWDVQFSPVGHYFASSSHDRTARIWSMDRIQPLRIMAGHLSDVDCVQWHANCNYIATGSSDKTVRLWDVQSGECVRVFVGHRVMILSLAMSPDGRYMASGDEDGTIMMWDLSSGRCLTPLIGHTSCVWSLAFSSEGSIIASGSADCTVKLWDVNASTKVSRAEEKSGSANSRLRSLKTLSTKSTPVYSLRFSRRNLLFAAGALSKSG from the exons ATGGAGGACGACAAAATAGTTGGATACGTTACAGCATTCCTTAAGAAGAAAGGCTTCACGCAAACCGAGAAGATTTTCCAAGAAGAATTCCAACACAACAAATCCAACACTTCCAATTCACTTCTCGAACCCGACATTGCCAACCACCTCCTCGCCTTCTCTCA ATTGGAGACTGGTCCTGCTAGGTTCCACGACGGCTACAGCAGACTAAGAACATGGACTTATTCTTCACTCGATTTGTACAAG CACGAGTTGCTCCGCGTACTTTATCCTGTGTTTATCCACTGCTTTATGGATCTTGTCGCCAAAGGACACGTTCAAGAAG CTCGGAACTTCTTCAATACTTTCCGCGAAGACCATGAAATGATGCACTTGCGTGACCTTCAGAAGTTGGAAGGAGTTCTTTCTCCTAACCATCTTGAG GAAATGGAATTCGCTCACTCGCTTAGAAAGAGCAAATTCAACATAAAGATATGTGAG TATTCCTATGAGCTTCTGTTGCAACATCTACACAGTACGCAATCCACCACTATACTTGGTATTATCAATGAGCATATTAACTTTCAAG TAACCCCTGGACAACCTAGCTTAATTTCCGATGACCCGGAAGCTGTTACCCTAACTGGAAGCAGCCAGGAAGCAGCAAACCTGATAAATCAAAAAGAAATTCATTGGGGG TTGCTTGAAGACTCTCTTGAAGAACGGCTGGAGAAGGCCGGGGCCTTGCTTTTAGACTCTGAAAAGGGTGAAGGGGAAGCAAAAGAGGGGGAGAATGATGAGACTAAG aaaagaTCCATTGAAGGAGGAAAGCAAGGTGGTGCTTCagtcaaaaaagtaaaaaaggacaAGGGTGGAAGTGCAACTGGGAAAAGTGCTAAACCAGAAGCTAGCACTGTACCTGCAGCTCCTCGAGTTAAGCCAGAACTCCCCTTGCCCGTAAT CCCAACTGAAGTGGAACAGTCCGTCCTGGAGGATTTAAGGAACCGTGTACAGCTTAGCAGTGTTGCATTGCCATCAGTTAGCTTTTACACATTTATCAATACACATAATGG TTTAAGCTGTTCATCAATATCCCATGACGGATCATTGATTGCTGGAGGATTTTCTGACTCATCACTGaag GTTTGGGATATGGCAAAGCTTGGACAACAGGCCAGTT CTCTTTCGCAGGGTGAGAATGACACATCACAAAATGAACAAATATTTGGGCAAGGTGGTGGGAAAAGACAGTATACATTGTTTCAAGGTCATTCAGGGCCTGTTTATGCAGCCTCTTTTAGTCCTGTCGGGGATTTTATCCTTTCATCCTCAGCAGACTCAACAA TTCGATTATGGAGCACAAAACTTAATGCCAATCTTGTTTGTTATAAGGGTCACAATTACCCTGTCTGGGATGTTCAG TTTAGTCCTGTAGGGCATTATTTTGCCAGCTCGTCACATGACAGAACTGCTAGGATTTGGTCCATGGACAGGATACAGCCCTTAAGAATAATGGCAGGGCACTTGTCTGATGTTGAT TGTGTGCAATGGCATGCCAACTGCAACTACATTGCAACTGGTTCCAGTGATAAAACAGTTCGACTATGGGATGTGCAGAGTGGTGAGTGTGTCCGGGTTTTCGTTGGTCACAGGGTTATGATTTTGTCTTTGGCAATGTCTCCTGATGGTCGCTATATGGCATCTGGCGATGAAGATGGCACGATCATGATGTGGGACCTCTCTAGTGGCCGCTGTCTAACACCTTTGATTGGCCACACATCATGTGTCTGGTCCCTTGCTTTCAG TTCTGAAGGTTCTATTATAGCATCTGGATCTGCTGATTGCACTGTAAAATTGTGGGATGTAAATGCGAGCACCAAGGTTTCTAGGGCTGAAGAAAA AAGTGGGAGTGCTAACAGCAGACTTAGATCGCTGAAAACTTTGTCAACCAAATCTACTCCAGTTTACTCATTACGG TTTTCTCGAAGGAATCTTCTTTTTGCGGCTGGCGCTCTATCAAAAAGTGGTTAA